One Aphidius gifuensis isolate YNYX2018 linkage group LG3, ASM1490517v1, whole genome shotgun sequence DNA window includes the following coding sequences:
- the LOC122853480 gene encoding proline-rich protein PRCC-like produces the protein MSLVAYDSSADDVSDEEQDVLIPASSSSTLLLNKNTNLSEKKNRDPVKITVPSLSDFKDVDDEIEFKKNKIQPSQTGSGLLALLPPPKGSQTLANFIPHVLKRPQTKTTSTNKKLISSSASSISCIKEITDSLTLLKYDSNSDNDDDDQQSFSSTSNKKIDFFSLNKPIALPITPEIEAQNLYKPPSSVVDDDDDEVINEAKNKSTLMSNVANLSRDEIIMKNKTDIGPKLPIPEQEYHVDEQGNVAFDEKAIEYLCGKRGVKRKAQLINSTNIIDINGEDIKPDEREWMVKALTENPIQRPIKIGSGPGGQSKKKHQITYLAHQAKAMEVELQNQWASNRIAKNQAKSKYGF, from the exons ATGAGTCTAGTTGCATATGACAGTAGTGCAGATGATGTCAGTGATGAAGAACAAGACGTTTTAATAcctgcatcatcatcatcaacgttattgttgaataaaaatacaaatttatcagagaaaaaaaatcgagaTCCTGTTAAAATCACAGTTCCATCACTTTCTGAt ttcAAAGATGTAGACGacgaaattgaatttaaaaaaaataaaatacaaccaTCACAG acgGGAAGTGGTTTATTGGCATTATTACCACCACCAAAAGGATCACAAACACTGGCAAATTTTATACCTCATGTATTAAAAAGACcacaaacaaaaacaacaagtacAAACAAGAAACTtatttcatcatcagcatcatcaattagttgtataaaagaaataacTGATTCATTGACTTTATTAAAATACGATTCAAATtctgacaatgatgatgatgaccaacaatcattttcatcaacgagtaataaaaaaattgattttttttcactaaataAACCAATTGCTTTACCAATTACACCAGAAATTGAagcacaaaatttatataaaccaCCATCATCAgtagttgatgatgatgatgatgaagtaATAAATGAagcgaaaaataaatcaactctTATGAGTAATGTTGCTAATCTTTCTagagatgaaataataatgaaaaataaaactgatatTGGTCCAAAATTACCAATACCAGAACAAGAATATCATGTTGATGAACAAGGTAATGTTGCATTTGATGAAAAAGCCATTGAATATTTATGTGGTAAACGTGGTGTTAAAAGAAAAGCTCAActtattaattcaacaaatatcattgatattaatggTGAAGATATTAAACCAGATGAAAGAGAATGGATGGTAAAAGCTTTAACTGAAAATCCAATTCAAAGACCAATTAAAATTGGATCTGGTCCTGGTGGACAATCTAAAAAGAAACATCAAATAACATATTTAGCACATCAAGCTAAAGCCATGGAAGTTGAATTACAAAATCAATGGGCATCAAATAGAATTGCTAAAAATCAAGCAAAATCAAAAtatggtttttaa